ACGTCGATCATCAAACAGTACCTCGAGCAAAACCAAGAAATAAAATGCCAGGATTGCGGAGCAATTTTTGGACTCGATAAGCTTGACGGCTTGAAACTTTATGGCATGTCTTGTCCTACCTGCCGAACTGGGACATGCGTAGTCACCAATCTTTCCAGGCGTTACGAAACAATCTTGGAAAACGTTCAGACAGAGTTATTGCTACCTGCGACCGAGCTTGGGATTCTCGAAACACTTCACAGTGAGGACAGAGATCTGGCTGCCGCTGAAATCGCCGCTGACCTAGATTGTTCCTACCAGCTCGTCGGTCGGCGAGGCAAGATTCTAGAAGAAAAAGGGCTAGTCGATCGACTAATGCAGCGCAATCGGAGACGCTTCCGCCTAACGGAGACCGCGAGAGGGGAATACTTCAGAGACAACGAATCCCGCGAGCTCGACCTGCCAGACGGCTAATGACGCTATAGGCGAACGAACGGGCTCGGTCGCATCGCAACATTCGGCCAATCCGCGAAATCGGATCAAGCGTTTGAAACCCTACTCCCTCGCCATCTTCGATCTCGACGGCACGCTGGCCGACAGCTTCCCCTGGTTCCTGCGTACCATCAACGACATCGCTGATCGCTTCAACTTTCGCCGGGTCGCCGATCAGGACATCGACGGGCTCCGGCATGCCTCCACGCGGGAGATCCTCTCCCGGCTCGAAGTCCCCTTGTGGAAGCTGCCGGCGATCGCGCGGCATGCGCGGCGGCTGAAGGCGGAGGCGGCTTCCGAGATCGCGCTGTTTGCGGGCGTCGAGACGATGCTGCGGACGCTGGCTGACAGCGGCGTGCAGCTCGCGCTGGTGACGTCCGACAGCGAGGCCAATGCGCGGGAGAAGCTTGGCCATGCCGCAACGTTCTTCCAGCATTTCGATTGCGCAGCATCGATCTTCGGCAAGCCCGCGAAATTTCGTCGGATCATTCGCCGCGCGGGCGTGGCGCCGGATAAGGTGATCGCGATCGGCGACGAGATCCGCGACATCGAGGCGGCGCGGGCCGTGGGCATCACCTGCGGTGCGGTGTGCTGGGGATATGCGGCCCCGGCGGCGCTGCGGGCGCTGGGGCCGGATTATGTGTTCGAGCGGATGGAGGAGATCGCGCCGACGCTCTGCCCAGGTGCCGTAGCCCGGATGAGCGCAGCGACATCCGGGAACGCCGGCGGGTGAGGATGGCGCTGCCCCGCATGTCGCTGCGCTCATGCGGGCTACAAGGAAGGCCCTACTCCGTCTTCCGCAAAAACGCCCCGAACGCCCTTGGGCCGTCACCGGTCTTGACCTCACCGATCACCTTCAGCTCGGCTGCGTCGATCATCACAAGCGTGTTGCTCTCCCAGCACGCCACGATGACGCGTTTGCCGTCGGCGGTGGCCGCGATGCCTTCGGGATAGTCGCCGACATTGATGCGCTTGACCGGCTTCAGGCTCGCCAGATCGAACACACTGACGGTGCCGCCATATTGGTCGGTGACGAAGCCGCGGCCCATCGTCAACGCCACCGCATAGGGGCGCATGCCCACCTTCACGCGGCCGATCTCGCGGCCTTCCGCAATGTCGATCACGGAGACGTCGTCGGAGCCGACATTGGCGGTGTAGGCGCGTCTTCCCTCGGCGTCGATGGTGACACCAAACGGACGGGTGCCGACCTTGATGGTCGTCTTGCGCTGGCGCGTCGCGGTGTCCACCACCGAGATGCTGTCGTCGTCGCGGTCCGCCGAAAGCAGCAGCTTGCCGTCGGGCGTCACCGCAAGGCCGGACGGCGAGGCGCCGACCGCGATGCTGGCGGTGACGCTGCGGCTCGCGGCGTCGATCACGCGCACCGCCGCCGCATACCAATCGGCGACATAGACCGTCTTGCCGTCGGGCGCCACGGCGATGCCGAGCGGCCCGCCGCCGACCTCGATGCGGCCGGCGATCTGCCGCGTTGCGGCGTTCACCACCGTCACCGCCTTGGCGTCCGGGCTCGTCACATAGGCGAAACGGCCGTCCGCGCTGACGGCTATTCCGGCCGGCTTGCCGCCGATCGGGATGGTCGCGGCGCTGCGCAGGGTACCGAGATCCACCACCATCAGATCGTCGCTGAGCTGGTTGGTGACGAACGCCTCCTCGGCGCGCGCGCCGCCGAGCCCGGCATGGCAAAGGCCGGCGAGCGCCGCCACAACCAGCGCCCGCAACACCTGCACCCGCACGATCAGCTGCCGCTCTCGATCTTCTTCTTCAGCGCCTCGAGGCCAGTCTTGTAGAGCCCGATCACCGCGGTCTTGGCGGCTTCGTCGTTCAGTTCCGGCGGCGGATCGTTGTTGGGAAAGCCGCGGTAAAACGCGCCGGCCCATTCCAGCTTCGACTTGCCGTCGGGAGCCGGCGACACCGTCAGCGTCGAGGAATAATTGGTCACCGGCAACACCTTCACGTCGACCTTGGTGATCCGGTACGAATAACTCAGCATGTCGGGCTCGTATTTGTAGAGTTCCTCCTCGACCGTCGCACCGCCCTGCAGCGTCAGCGTCCGCGTCGCGCCGACCTCATTGCCCTTCTCGCCACTGGTCTTGGTGACGGGCGGAAGCCAGCTCATGTCCTGGAAGTTGCGGATCGCGGCCCACACCTTGTCCTGCGGCGCGTTGATCTCGATGGATTCCCGCACCTTCTGACGGGTCGGCCCATGCGCCCAGGCCGGGGAAACAGCCGGCGCAAACGTCACCGTCAGAGCCGCTCCTGCCGCGGTCAGCACCGCAGCCACGACCATGCGTCGTCCCATCGTCACCCTCATCTCGTTTCCTCATACGTCCGTTGATCGTGCGCGGCTTGGTGCGCGCTGCGGTCATCCTATCGCATTTTGGGGCCGGGGGGAGACCGGTTCGTGGCTGGGTTGCGGCGGCCCGCGGCACGACCCACAACCCATTGCGCAGCCCGGTGGGCAAAACACCCATGGCAGGGTCAACGCGCCGCCGCAAAAATATTTCTCTTTATCAGAACTTCGGATTATCATATACGACACCCATCCCGTCCCGGGCCGAGGGGCGCATCGCGATCGTCACGAACGCGGGATGGGACGTGGTGGACGCGGGCTGCGTCGGCGCAAAGGGTGTTTGCAGGGCGGGTCACACCGTGAGCAGCAACCTATCGCGCACACGACCGGGGCAGCCTGCGTACGGCAAAATCGTGTGGTCCTGGCGCCCGCAGTCTGTGCGCCAAGTCTTGCGGTGATGTTGCGGCCCGACCGGGCGCGCGCATCAGCTATCCGACAAGGCGACGGGGGCAATAGCGCAACGCTCCCCGAGGAGAGCCCGACATAAGCCGTAAACCCACTGCGCAGGGAAGGCCGGATGTTTGGCTACACCTGTATGCCGCTGTGCAGCTTTTTAAGCACACGCTTTCGCACAGTGGACCGCGGGTGCCAGCCGGCACCCGGCCTTCCCTGCGCCCTCGGCACCTTTGAGGGCGGCGACGACAGCAAAGCTCGGGCACGATGTGCCGCGAGGATGGGAGCCTGTGTCAGACGTTCAACACCAGTCTCGTGCCCCGGACGCAGCGCAGCACGCAGTGATGCGCTGGAGAGCCGGGGCCCATGCAACAGCGCGACGTGCTGCCCCTGGGTCCCGGCTCTGCGCTGCAACGCTCGCGCATTGCAGCTTGTCCGGGACATGACAGCGACGCGCCCTCAAACCGACTCCCCTACTCCGCCAAAGTC
The sequence above is drawn from the Bradyrhizobium amphicarpaeae genome and encodes:
- a CDS encoding cytochrome D1 domain-containing protein → MRALVVAALAGLCHAGLGGARAEEAFVTNQLSDDLMVVDLGTLRSAATIPIGGKPAGIAVSADGRFAYVTSPDAKAVTVVNAATRQIAGRIEVGGGPLGIAVAPDGKTVYVADWYAAAVRVIDAASRSVTASIAVGASPSGLAVTPDGKLLLSADRDDDSISVVDTATRQRKTTIKVGTRPFGVTIDAEGRRAYTANVGSDDVSVIDIAEGREIGRVKVGMRPYAVALTMGRGFVTDQYGGTVSVFDLASLKPVKRINVGDYPEGIAATADGKRVIVACWESNTLVMIDAAELKVIGEVKTGDGPRAFGAFLRKTE
- a CDS encoding HAD family hydrolase, which produces MKPYSLAIFDLDGTLADSFPWFLRTINDIADRFNFRRVADQDIDGLRHASTREILSRLEVPLWKLPAIARHARRLKAEAASEIALFAGVETMLRTLADSGVQLALVTSDSEANAREKLGHAATFFQHFDCAASIFGKPAKFRRIIRRAGVAPDKVIAIGDEIRDIEAARAVGITCGAVCWGYAAPAALRALGPDYVFERMEEIAPTLCPGAVARMSAATSGNAGG
- a CDS encoding SRPBCC family protein — translated: MRVTMGRRMVVAAVLTAAGAALTVTFAPAVSPAWAHGPTRQKVRESIEINAPQDKVWAAIRNFQDMSWLPPVTKTSGEKGNEVGATRTLTLQGGATVEEELYKYEPDMLSYSYRITKVDVKVLPVTNYSSTLTVSPAPDGKSKLEWAGAFYRGFPNNDPPPELNDEAAKTAVIGLYKTGLEALKKKIESGS